The following are from one region of the Nicotiana tomentosiformis chromosome 7, ASM39032v3, whole genome shotgun sequence genome:
- the LOC138895540 gene encoding uncharacterized protein, whose protein sequence is MHQEVEYDEDEAVEDIKKELEQFENNPKFNLNATEPINIGIHEEVRETKISIHTEQKTRDALIQLLFEYRDVFACSYDDMPGLSADIVVHKLPTYPDFPPVQQKQRKFKTDMSDKIKEEIMK, encoded by the coding sequence atgcatcaagaggtcgaatatgatgaagatgaggctgTTGAGGACATAAAAAAAGAGTTAGAACAATTTGAAAATAATCCTAAGTTCAACCTCAATgcaactgagccaattaatatcggaatccatgaagaagttagagaaacaaagataagcattcacactgaacaaaaaaccagagatgccttgattcaacttttatttgaatacagagatgtatttgcttgttcttatgatgatatgccgggtTTAAGTGCTGAtatagtggttcataagcttcccacatatcctgattttccaccagtccaacaaaAGCAACGAAAATTTAAAACTGACATGAGTgacaaaatcaaagaggaaataatgaagtaa